The Astyanax mexicanus isolate ESR-SI-001 chromosome 14, AstMex3_surface, whole genome shotgun sequence genome window below encodes:
- the clic4 gene encoding chloride intracellular channel protein 4 — MSLSVPQNGRGENEPVIELFVKAGSDGESIGNCPFSQRLFMILWLKGVVFNVTTVDLKRKPADLQNLAPGTHPPFITFNGEVKTDVNKIEEFLEDVLSPPKYSKLGARHPESNTAGMDIFAKFSAYIKNSRPDTNEGLERGLLKTLQKLDEYLRSPLPDEIDHNSMDDDIKVSARKFLDGDDMTLADCNLLPKLHIVKVVAKKYRGFEIPKDMLGIWGYLNNAYTREEFTNTCPSDKEIEIAYADVAKRLVK; from the exons GCGGGCAGCGATGGAGAGAGCATAGGAAACTGCCCATTCTCTCAGCGTCTTTTCATGATCCTGTGGTTAAAGGGTGTGGTCTTCAATGTCACCACTGTCGACCTGAAGAG GAAACCAGCAGATCTTCAGAATTTAGCTCCTGGAACCCATCCTCCTTTCATCACATTTAATGGCGAGGTGAAGACCGACGTCAACAAGATCGAAGAGTTTCTAGAGGATGTTCTTAGCCCTCCCAA GTATTCCAAACTCGGAGCCAGGCATCCGGAGTCCAACACGGCTGGAATGGATATATTTGCCAAATTCTCTGCTTACATCAAGAACTCCAGACCTGATACCAATGAGG gtCTGGAGCGAGGCCTGCTGAAGACCCTCCAGAAGCTTGATGAGTACCTGCGCTCGCCGCTGCCTGATGAGATCGACCACAACAGCATGGACGACGACATCAAGGTCTCCGCCCGCAAGTTCCTGGATGGAGATGATATGACCCTGGCTGACTGCAACCTGCTGCCCAAGCTGCACATCGTTAAG GTGGTGGCTAAGAAGTACCGAGGCTTCGAGATCCCTAAAGACATGCTCGGTATCTGGGGCTACCTGAACAACGCATACACACGAGAGGAGTTCACCAACACCTGCCCCAGTGACAAGGAGATCGAGATCGCGTATGCCGATGTTGCCAAGAGGCTGGTCAAATAA